In Streptomyces sp. 840.1, one DNA window encodes the following:
- a CDS encoding VCBS repeat-containing protein, with protein MRIRIARPTVTAAAGCACALLLAACAGAQDPGPGKNGDAPPTALSGLAGAQRHGVPRGDGSHIPDDFNGDGHRDLVLNHLVKPASDAHGDDAGIGIVYGSASRGLDPSTRQLLSAHANAAKIGDTLPSAFDAEASCDLDQDGFTDLVVATDPPYNGIGRPPVPLQILFGSPAGLTGKAVALRIPDRARFGNEWPDHPVCGDFDGDKKPDLAVTASAGRLSFLRGPFTRAGRPHAAGGTIPGAGPALSPPDPRADANGDGYDDLVYAARPHEPGTAAKGTLLLGSPDGPGRPGGAYRFRAPAGKLPEAPLPRNPGKTSASATASAETTLLIRNADFDGDSKPDTVVRTHRGESADLIALYPAAAPDRPLITFTSALFNAG; from the coding sequence GTGCGGATACGTATCGCAAGGCCGACGGTCACCGCCGCGGCCGGCTGCGCCTGCGCCCTCCTCCTGGCGGCCTGCGCGGGCGCCCAGGACCCCGGGCCGGGCAAGAACGGCGACGCCCCGCCCACCGCCCTGTCCGGCCTGGCGGGTGCGCAGCGCCACGGGGTCCCGCGCGGCGACGGCAGCCACATCCCCGACGACTTCAACGGCGACGGCCACCGCGACCTCGTCCTCAACCACCTGGTGAAGCCCGCGTCCGACGCGCACGGCGACGACGCGGGCATCGGCATCGTCTACGGCTCCGCCTCCCGGGGCCTGGACCCGTCGACCCGACAGCTGCTGAGCGCGCACGCGAACGCCGCCAAGATCGGCGACACGCTCCCCTCGGCGTTCGACGCGGAGGCCTCGTGCGACCTGGACCAGGACGGCTTCACCGATCTGGTCGTGGCCACCGACCCCCCGTACAACGGCATCGGCCGCCCGCCCGTACCGCTGCAGATCCTGTTCGGCTCCCCGGCGGGCCTCACCGGTAAGGCGGTCGCGCTGCGCATCCCGGACCGGGCCCGCTTCGGCAACGAGTGGCCCGACCACCCCGTCTGCGGCGACTTCGACGGGGACAAGAAGCCCGACCTGGCCGTGACGGCGAGCGCGGGCCGGCTCAGCTTCCTGCGCGGCCCGTTCACCCGCGCCGGCCGCCCGCACGCCGCCGGCGGCACCATTCCCGGCGCGGGCCCGGCCCTGTCGCCCCCCGATCCCCGGGCGGACGCGAACGGCGACGGCTACGACGACCTGGTGTACGCCGCCCGCCCCCACGAGCCCGGTACGGCGGCAAAGGGCACGCTGCTGCTCGGCAGCCCCGACGGACCGGGGCGGCCCGGTGGCGCGTACCGCTTCAGGGCCCCCGCCGGGAAGCTCCCGGAAGCACCCCTGCCGAGGAACCCGGGCAAGACCTCCGCCTCGGCCACCGCCTCCGCGGAAACGACCCTGCTCATCCGGAACGCGGACTTCGACGGCGACAGCAAGCCGGACACGGTGGTCCGCACCCACCGGGGCGAGAGCGCCGACCTGATCGCCCTGTACCCGGCGGCCGCCCCGGACCGCCCGCTGATCACGTTCACCAGCGCGCTGTTCAACGCGGGCTGA
- a CDS encoding Yip1 family protein encodes MAGFRIGRGRDNRTPQQAQQQPRQQPYGSQAPPPYGQQQWPPTGGNGAPRNNGGYQGGYNGGGQNNGGYPQGGGRQGNGGHQGNGGYQGGGYQGGGGADEPEYFTDPYPQQPHHSQQPQQPHQGDPYANNPGHTQAFSINEDPYGDGNTYRAGQAPVQPSGPRLHWKQLLSGIVTRPAPTFWQMRDYPVWGPALIVTFLYGLLALFGFDQARDDAISAPVGNAIPYVIITGLGFVIGGLVLGAVTHSLARQLGGDGAWQPTVGLSMLIMSITDAPRLIFALFLGGENSLVQILGWLTWLAAAALLTSMVSKSHDLPWPKALGASAIQLIALVSILKLGTI; translated from the coding sequence GTGGCTGGATTCAGGATCGGACGCGGCCGGGACAACCGCACCCCGCAGCAAGCGCAGCAGCAACCGCGGCAGCAGCCGTACGGCAGTCAGGCACCGCCGCCGTACGGACAGCAGCAATGGCCGCCGACGGGAGGAAACGGCGCCCCGCGCAACAACGGCGGCTACCAGGGCGGCTACAACGGAGGCGGCCAGAACAACGGCGGATACCCCCAGGGCGGCGGCCGCCAAGGCAATGGCGGCCACCAGGGCAACGGTGGCTACCAGGGCGGCGGGTACCAGGGCGGCGGCGGAGCGGACGAGCCGGAGTACTTCACCGACCCGTACCCCCAGCAACCACACCACTCGCAGCAGCCCCAGCAACCGCACCAGGGCGACCCGTACGCGAACAACCCGGGCCACACGCAGGCCTTCAGCATCAACGAGGACCCCTACGGCGACGGGAACACCTACCGCGCCGGCCAGGCCCCCGTCCAGCCGTCGGGCCCGCGCCTGCACTGGAAGCAGCTGCTGAGCGGCATCGTGACGCGCCCCGCCCCGACGTTCTGGCAGATGCGCGACTACCCCGTCTGGGGCCCGGCGCTCATCGTCACGTTCCTCTACGGCCTGCTGGCCCTCTTCGGCTTCGACCAGGCCCGCGACGACGCGATCAGCGCCCCGGTCGGCAACGCCATCCCCTACGTCATCATCACGGGCCTGGGCTTCGTGATCGGCGGCCTGGTGCTCGGCGCCGTCACCCACTCGCTGGCCCGACAGCTGGGCGGCGACGGGGCCTGGCAGCCGACGGTGGGCCTCTCCATGCTGATCATGTCGATCACGGACGCCCCCCGCCTGATCTTCGCCCTGTTCCTGGGCGGCGAGAACTCCCTGGTCCAGATCCTCGGCTGGCTGACCTGGCTGGCCGCGGCGGCCCTGCTCACGTCCATGGTGAGCAAGTCCCACGACCTGCCGTGGCCGAAGGCGCTGGGCGCGAGCGCGATCCAGCTGATCGCGCTGGTGTCGATCCTCAAGCTGGGCACGATCTGA